The Paenibacillus dendritiformis region AGCTGGGCTTGATGGAAGTATATCCGGACGATTACGAGGTCATCGCCGCTCATGCGCTCGGCGTTGAGGGGCAGGAGGAGATCCATCGCGTGCCGCTGTACGAGCTCGATCGGCTGGAGGGCTACGGCAACCTGTCGCTCATCTACGTGCCGCGTTCGGAGGCGGACGAGGTGCTGAACGGCACGTTCGACAAGCTGCACGAGATCGTGGCGACGCTGCGCAGTCCCGAAGGCTGTCCGTGGGATCGGGAGCAGACGCATCAGTCGATTCGCAAGAACTTCATCGAAGAGACCTATGAGGTGCTGGAAACGATCGACGATGACGATCCCGTCGGCATGCAGGAGGAGCTGGGCGACGTGCTGCTCCAGATTATGCTGCATGCCCAGATGGAGGAAGAGACGGGAACCTTCTCGGCATATGATGTCATTCGGGGCCTGAACGAGAAGCTCATCTTCCGCCATCCTCATGTGTTCGGGGACAAGGCGGCCGCCGATTCGGAATCGGCGCTCCGCAATTGGGAGCAGATGAAGGCCGAGGAGAAGCGGCGCAAGGGACGCGACGCGGAACGCAAGTCCATATTGGACGGGGTGCCGCGGGATTTGCCGGCGCTGATGAAGGCCCGCGAGCTGCAGCACAAAGCGGCCAAAGTCGGCTTCGACTGGGATCGGATCGAGGATGTACTTGACAAACTGGCCGAAGAATTGCAAGAATTGCGAGAGGCGATCAGCTTGGCAGAGACGGCGAAGGGCGGGGAGAAGCACCGCGCGCATGCCGTAGAGGAGCTGGGAGACGTGCTGTTCGCGGCAGTAAATGCGGCAAGATTTCTGGGAGCCGACCCGGAAGAAGCGTTGACGGGGACGAACCGCAAATTTATTCGCCGTTTTCAATATATTGAGGAACAGCTTCGTATAAACGGCAAATCTTTTGACCAGACTGATTTACTAGAAATGGAGAAGTGGTGGCAGGAAGCGAAGCAGCTGAAGCCTTGACCGGAGCGGTCAGCGGCCTGATATCCCCTATTTTCGTCAAAATATGAAAAAGTGCCGTAACCGGGGAGGATTTTACTCGCAAAGCAAGAATACATACATTCGAGAATACAACATGGATTGTATTTTGCGACTCCGGCATCAGCCCGCGAGCCAACACACTCTATTGAATGACTAATAGGATTGGGAGGCCAATAAACATGAACAAAACAGATTTGATCAACAACATCTCGGAGAAAAGCGGATTGACCAAAAAAGACGTAGAAGCGGTATTGAACGGCTTCTTCGGTGAAGTTACGGATGCATTGTCCAAAGGCGACAAAGTGCAACTGATTGGATTCGGCACATTCGAGACTCGCAAGCGCGCAGGCCGCACGGGCCGCAACCCGCAAACCGGCAACACGATCGAAATTCCGGAATCCACGGTTCCGGCGTTCAAAGCGGGCAACAAGCTTAAAGAAGCTGTAAAATAATGCGTCTCGACAAGTTCCTGAAGGTTTCGCGGCTCATTAAGCGGCGCACCGTAGCCAAAGATGTGTCCGAACAGGGACGCGTCATATTGAACGGCCGCGAGGCGAAGCCGAGCACGACCGTCAAGGTGGGAGACGAGATTACGGTTCAGTTCGGGCAGAAGCTCGTCACGGTCCGGATCGAGCGTCTCCAGGAGACGACGAAGAAGGAAGAAGCAGCCGGCATGTACACGCTGCTGAAGGAAGAGCCTATTCCGCGATCGAAGGATCTGGAATGGTAATCGCCATGAATCCATCAAGAACGGCCCTTTCCCGATAACGGGGGAGGGCCTTTCTTGTGCCTGCCGGGAGGAGATCTCCGGTTGCAGCAGGGGCTTCGAACGCGGCGGTGCAGGGAAAATAAGCCTTTGAATCTCTTCCCCCCGTTCCCTATAATAGACGTATAACCAAATACATTCCGCCGGCATTCCCGGCGGGAGAGGTTCGCAATCTCCCTCTATAAAAAACTAAGGCTGACAGCATCCGTACGGGTATGGCTTTCCCTTGGTGTTGTCTTTTTTTGTGCTTATGGAGGCGGGGGAAGCGGCGTATGCCGGATCGACCCCTGCTTCGAATGGACCGATGCACATGCCTTCGTCTTGTTCTGTAGAGGAATAAGAAGGGATGGACACAGGATGAATGATGCAATGAACCGTAAGGAAGCAGCCGCAGATCGGGCGGCAGGAGCAGCCGTCCAGGGCA contains the following coding sequences:
- a CDS encoding RNA-binding S4 domain-containing protein translates to MRLDKFLKVSRLIKRRTVAKDVSEQGRVILNGREAKPSTTVKVGDEITVQFGQKLVTVRIERLQETTKKEEAAGMYTLLKEEPIPRSKDLEW
- a CDS encoding HU family DNA-binding protein codes for the protein MNKTDLINNISEKSGLTKKDVEAVLNGFFGEVTDALSKGDKVQLIGFGTFETRKRAGRTGRNPQTGNTIEIPESTVPAFKAGNKLKEAVK
- the mazG gene encoding nucleoside triphosphate pyrophosphohydrolase, coding for MSGTITVVGLGSGDAGQLTLDVWNRLRRAERLYVRTERHPVMSLLQEEGTAYRSFDEVYEAKDDFPAVYEEIARALIAAAQDGGTVVYAVPGHPMVAEATVKLLAERCPAEGIRLEIRGGESFLDQAFIRLGFDPIEGFQLLDASGLKRSMINPRLHTVIGQVYDTFTASEVKLGLMEVYPDDYEVIAAHALGVEGQEEIHRVPLYELDRLEGYGNLSLIYVPRSEADEVLNGTFDKLHEIVATLRSPEGCPWDREQTHQSIRKNFIEETYEVLETIDDDDPVGMQEELGDVLLQIMLHAQMEEETGTFSAYDVIRGLNEKLIFRHPHVFGDKAAADSESALRNWEQMKAEEKRRKGRDAERKSILDGVPRDLPALMKARELQHKAAKVGFDWDRIEDVLDKLAEELQELREAISLAETAKGGEKHRAHAVEELGDVLFAAVNAARFLGADPEEALTGTNRKFIRRFQYIEEQLRINGKSFDQTDLLEMEKWWQEAKQLKP